The Primulina huaijiensis isolate GDHJ02 chromosome 9, ASM1229523v2, whole genome shotgun sequence genomic interval TAAGTTCGTCATTTCTAAGATTTgcacattaattaaaattaactaACAAGTGCACATTCTCAACAATTCTTGGAAACACACAGCAAACTTGGGTATGACATGCAGCAATTTGTAAGGCGATACCATTAGATAAGTCTCACCAATTTAAGATTGCGCAGTTCTCTACGAGCAATTCTTGCTCTCTAGGCACATTGAGTACCAATTGCTGCAATCTTCAACCGGCAGCGACCCAAGTATCCTCGCCAAGGACTCTGGAATCAGTGTCATCACAGAGGGACCAATAATTAGCAAACGACGGTTTAAGACCATACAATGAACAAAAATTTCTGGTTCACAGAAAAAGACAAATTACACTGATAAATAAACAGAAGTTTGACTGTTGGAAAATACATCAGTTCAGTTTACCTATACATTTAATATtctgaaaattattaaaagatgtgtatttttcaaagttttatatcAAGAAATAAATCAATACTAACTTCTCCCAAATTCCCCTGTTTTGTTCATGAACATTAAGGCAGAGGCAATGGAAAAAAGCTATAATATCTTATTTTCTAGTTGTTATGGGTACAAGTACGGGGAATATGTAAAATAAATGtcaactatttatttaagaaaataatgTTTTCAAGTGTATTTAAATCACACAGAGGTCactttcttaaataaatattcgaccgaagttaaaaaacaaaatatccaaGCACGGAACTGAACCAAATCTTTTTGGGGCGAGCACGAGATTAACCAACCTGATATTGGGTTGAGTATgagtattaaattttatatccaAACATTTACATGTGGGACCGAAATATTATTAGTTTGGGAGATAATTAGTCTTATTATCCACCTactttgattattattttttagttcaATGGATTTAATGCTAGGAAAAAATTGCTCTTTtctaatttctaaaattttcacCTTCCCAGacttgaattattttgtttaattttttggtaaatttattAGTTAATTAGAGATGTcaaaaaaatcgaaatcatTTTGATGGGTTTGACGACTTCGTGTTCGGCTCGGGGCGGATAATATGAGTTAAGATTTTAAATGAGTTGTGTCGGCTAAGAtcttccaaattttaaacaagtcAGGTGGTCCTAACCCCTATAAGAAAAGCTAGAGTAGATCTGTATGATGCACACCGATCTTCCAAGGACCTGACTCCGGCGTGAATCTAGTTCTGCCATCAGACCAGCTCGCAGAAACACTAGTTTTTCCGATCATCGGCAAAACTTTTTCTCACCTTTGATACATGTAACGGAAGCAATAATACAGTTCTAAACAAAATTGGCGTTTCAAGTCCCTATGGTTCACTAGCTTACAGTCTGAACTCTATTTCAATATTCTGCAAGCATAAGCCACGTAGTTGGAACAAGTCGTCAGCCATGCAACGAGATTTTGAACAAGTTGCTATTACATGTTAAGGAAAGTGTTATTTCCTCTGAGCATGTGCGATGACCACTCTATATATCCCCATAAATTTTTACGTTTTGACAGCTTTATAAATTATTCGAAATAGGGTTATAATTGTAATTTCACTTTTGGTACCTTTCAATATAATTACTATGATGATCGTTTGCTTGATTAAATATAAAGAAATAGAACAAGTTAATATTAGATTCTCGATATTAATGCAAGACAATCATTTACACATCGACATAAGATTTTGGAGATGTTTCAGTTGTGTTTGGtccgatgaatttcaaataaatttgtgatactcttgtcccacatctgaaaaatcaaatatttaaaatgagtttataatggcttacaatggacttctatagcaacttgagttaatcattttcgtaaagcgaggacgaacacgaagtagttgctataggggcctattgtgcagtcacgcaggcgcgggcccgGACTCAgggcgtgacagaatggtatcagagccaggtcaacggcatggaacaccgggaaataagtgatatgcagggcaaagtgctacgtgcatgggagccacctcttgagtctgcggggcaaagtgctacatgacagGAGCCATGTACCTCTTGAacatgtaggagccacctctagattctcggtgctggtggatcgaggggtcaggccgcgacgaggacatcgcgttctgaaggaggggtgattgtgatacccttgtcccacatctgaaaaatcaaagatttaaaatgagtttataatggcttacaatggacttctatagcaacttgggttaatcattttcgtaaagcgaggacgaatacgaagtagttgctatatgggcctattgtgcagtcacgcaggtgCGGGCCCGGGCTCGGGACGTGACAGAATTCATACgtatttttgttgtttagagaaataagattataaatttcaaaactatcacttacatatttaatttatacagtatttcatgttaattaagaTGAATTTCATATTCACctaataatattatcattttaaCTACATTCTAATTTGTTTTACTGACATGTGGGTCTaagatttgattaaaaaaaaatatatatattatcaaaactTATGCATTTCAAATCCATCTCCCTAAATGCCCGCCCCCAATaaacattccaaaattcatattcGAAATCAGTTGTACAGAAGAATTTGTCACTTTCCAAATACTCCAACTATCAATAATTTGAcgattaaaatatatatttgttctaGTTTTGGGTTTGCATAGGATGCTCGTTACAATTTGCGGGTCATAGTCACCTAATTTAATTTCCAGGCATTAAATACAATGTAATAGCATTCTGCTGATATATTAAATTGAAACACCAGCAAATAATTATCACACCACAGCTCTTATTTGTTGCTTAAAATGGATGGACCTAAGTATTATCTGATATTGTAAAACCAACCTTTTGCAATCGTTTTCCAAGAAAGATtatattttcctttttcctgCAAAATGGAAAATCATGTTCATGCATGGTTGTCTATGgcctaaatttaattatactaATTTTGCTATCCTCCAACGATATTGTGACATGTGGCATGCAGTCTCACGGATTTATTCATGAAAATTTATACtttcatgcataaaatgtaatattttttcgtgaatcAGGTCGGGTTGAAGATTCAACTCATAAAATTGACACATGAGATGGTATCAATTTTTCACTTACTCCAAAAAATAgatatccataaaaaaattctgATGCATCATGGGAGCACTTGTCACATAGGAAGAGGATGAATCCTTCTTTCTCAAACGACCAAGAATATTCAGATTTTTCAAATAGATTATTATAGAATTTAAGTTATATTGTTGGTATATGATATAGTTCTAACATTTTATTGTtgatatgatataaaatttgtcgaccccaaaataatatttattcaaattagGCTCCATTTTTCATACAAAAAGGTCAACATCTGGAATATGGGGTCATGTACGAAGGGGGAGCCCCCCCCTTTCACGAGTTACTTTTGACACAATACAATTGATAATGATTCGAGCaagcaaataaataaaattagagccttttatataaaataaaaatcaagcaTCATATAacagattaaattaaattaaattaaattaaggaGAACGATGCGAAATTGAAATCGAaaagtatattaaaaaaaagtatttatatttaaattcatataaaaaaaattgccgATGTTTGCGCACGACCTCTAACTAGCTTGTCCGAGCTCTGCCGATAGAGGGGCCTGTTGCCTAAGACAAATCTTTCGAAGGACTACTTCTGCTGGTGTCGGTATGTGCCTGCAGGCGGCGCGCATCTgaactaatatttttcattcaaaatgaaAGATTTGGCGTGGACCACTTTTACAAGCGTCTACCCGAGAAAATAAAGATGCAAAGGGTTAATTTCATTAGTTCAAAGTTTTTTTTCTAAAACAAATTGCATTTgcaatttttttgataaaattgtaaaattaatgGTATTTAAAACCATATATTTGTcgaaaatcatgcataaaactcTTTGCAGATGCGAtaaatatgtttaaatttttttatatataaaagattattgattttataaAGGGAGTGTTGTGCTTCTTTGGGATTTGCTCCTTTTCCTAATAATGGTTTTCACCTTTCATTTGACTAGATGAATTTAAATTCCTCTCTTTTTGAATTTGCATGTCCCTCACGCATGTCTTATAAATAGCATGTGTCTCCATAGTCTTTTTTGTCTtcattttcaacacaataacTGACTTTGAATAAATCTCGAGAGGCCACAATTATTGTTCAACAAAGAggaaaagagaagaaaaagaaagtgGAAGAATGGGCAGTTCTCACACCAAAGACAAGTGCAACCCGAGTGAAAAGGTGGTGGAAAGTCTGAAAAACAAAGTGAGGCTTCTCCACGGGGAGATCAACGAAATGATGAGCATTAGAGAGAGTGAATACCGATCTTACGAGCGCGAATCGATCTTTTTCGAGCTCAAGCAAGCGGAGTGGAAGAGGGATAGGAGAAGACTGAAAGCGGAGCTGAAGAGACTGAGAATGGCTTGTGAAGAAAAGGAAGAGATGAGGTTGGAATGCATGGGAAACAAGGGTGATGAATGTGAGAATGGTTGGCAAATGGGGAGGGATGAAACTGTGGAGAAATGGAAACAGCTCTATCTTGCAGTCAAGATTGAGCTTGATGATCTTATCCAGAGGACTCATACAGGTAATATTACTTGGAAAGAAGGATTTTGCAGCAAATCTAGTGCCCACATTTTTACTTACACCGTCCCAAATACAATACAAATAACATTGATATTGCTCAAAATACACAGTTGAATCAAAAAACTTCCTCAACTTATCTACGTTCTTGTTTTCTGATTAGAAGAAAGAATGTGTTGGAAAACAGAGGAAGAAGACATGTTGACGGAGTTGAAGAAGGAACTTAGATCCAAAGAAGAGAAAATTGAGATTCTACAAGCGAAGCTAATATCAATAGAGGATCAAGAATCCAGGAGGGAGAGGGAGATGGACATAATAAGACAGAGCTTGAGAATTATGAGGCACAAGAAGATAGCAACCACCTCGGCCAGAGGTCAATCGAGAGATTCAGACATATGAAAATGTGCTATCCTTTACTAATTAATCAAAAgttaattttcttaatattGCCTTAATTGTCCTGTTAAGGTCTCTTTATTCAGGTTATTTTTCCACTAAATCGTTTTTTACGTGTGCACTTCGAattagttttttgttttttaagatataaaacaGGTACATTAAATAACAGAAGGATTCAACAATATGGTACCTCAGCAATTCAAAATGACAAGGTTTTTTCCCCCTGTCTGACCAAGAATTCAAGATATTGAGCATCCACAGAAGAATATAAATTTTCTTAGATGTTATCTTCTGTTAGCTTCATTTTTAGAttaatttgtcaaaaaaaaatttataattggaaaatatatttagttgaatatatattttgattgttgaAAATATTATGAAGATAAAAAGATTATTATCTTGATTGATAAGAGAAGATAATATGCAATAGTTTGAAAGAGTTTGTCGGTCTATGATATTATGGAGTTCTCTATATACGAGACTTCCTATTCATTTTGAAGATTTTCGAGATTGGCCATGTGTGGTTTAGGGAGGTGGATGAGATTTTAATGTCAAATATTTTAGAGTTGATTTGTTATTAGTTACTTTTATGTACGATATTCATTCAGACATTTTTTGAGAGAAGAATGTGAGATCTCAGGAGTGAGTTATATTTATTGCATAGAGCATATTTTATGTTGTGAGCTTGTCGGGTTGGTTGGGTGCGAAATTAACGAACTAAAACGAATCTGTTCATTCCGTGTTGCATTAGTTGCCGCGACAAGATTCAAATATCGTCAATTTATCATTCTGTTATGAGAGattttttattgttgaatgtgcACAAGGGTTCCCTCATTGATGATTCATTCCTCGACAGAGGAAAGTTGATAAAGAGGTAATTCGATGTAGCTAGCCTCTCTAGAACGGGGATTAAGGAACGAGAAAACTAAGAAatatagaagaaaaaaaattgtacatatGAATTGAATGAGTACGTACAAGTGTAagtttattttctatttatatCATCAACAGTTACAACTAGCTAGTATAACTGTTATtccaatgaattattttaacatcCATATAAAACCAGTGATGCCTTCTTTTTCTAGGCATCATCCTCTCGCTCCACAATCGTATCAAATGTGATGTTATCGAGAGAGAACAATCTGCATGTTATCGAATGAAGTTCAAGTTGGTGGCTATTGAAGACGAATGATGTTCGCTAAGTGAACTCTACTAAATGTATTCGTCATAGAGACGccattagaaaataaaaaatattttatttgaataagtTCTTGTATGATTGTAAATGCTTATATTTAGTGGATTTGTTTGATAGATGGATGTCGCTCCATGGATGTATGTCGGTTAGACCGAAACACATTAAAATTGTCCGTGTTCTTATTTTTGCTTTGGTTTTATTATTTCTTAATTGGGTGAATcatgaaaaataaacaaaataagagaaaatcggataataacttttaaaacaataagttcaaaaatataaaaacaatgGCATTAAGTTGCATGAAACAATAGATTTAGTCAATTATTGATCCACGTTTCACTTTCTTGTCATTGAGATAAAACATTAgactacagagatatcaaggattccCTACAGGAAAAGTAGAAAAATTCTTTGTAAATCTTTGTCTAAGAAACAGAAAgtatcatctaatctataaagtctaCGGAAGGAAAATGAccatcccaatggaacttatgGGAAAtcgaatggagatgcaattaatttttCTAAAGAAATTAAGGAGAAATTGCAAAAATTCAAGATAGAAGTAGAACGAACCATGTTCTGGATTCATATCAAAGCAATCCAGATTAcgataaaagctacttttaaAGAATGAATAAATTCACCCATTAACATTGCTATATGCACTAAACGAATGGATAATTTTCAAGATTCGATACTGAAAACAATCTCATAGAATCTATATGCATGAAAAATTGTAGGAGTAATTTACTCTACAACATGACAGATCAAAATTTCAGAGAAAATAGGCCgataaaatatgataatagaccatattctattttctattaaatttcatatgttatatctaatacacatcactcagaaattgtttattagaaataagtttattgaaataccagaaatatttggaaaaagTGCTCAAACAATTTATCCAGAAAAAATGAGTTTCCTTTAATATAGGAAACAAATATCCAAATCCAAGACAAATCAATTTTACAAAAGAATCAAAGTTTTACACtagaatcaagaagactatcttttcaaggagatataATAAGTCACATGTGGAGAGAAACACGTTTCAAGAAGTCCAACAGGTACTTAAAAAACTTTTATACAATAGGAAAACTTATATGTCCAAAAGGGTGGAGATAATtcgaaataatatttgatattacaagataaagaaatcaattttcttGTGATACTATATACTATTTGTAACAACCTATGATAAGAACCTACCAAGGAATGATCAATTTCGGTGAATTGGAAGTCCATATCAAAGTaatatcagaaaaaaaaaacccagaCCAATTGGTTCTTAGGTTAGAGTTTCTCCAAAAAACACAAACTTTAAAAACGTCTAGataataaaatagaatttaTGGTAGATGATAGAATCTGGAAAGTTCAATGACCACGAGCTCATTCTCGATACATATACCTATAGGGATGTTATATGAATAATATaagatataatattttgttactTATATTGATTCAGAGGCTAAAATCTATACAACAAAAGATGATTTTTTCAAAAAGAATTGGAAGAATAATTACCTCAGATTGCTATACAAGATTTCTCCAAgcgaatcttaatcttatgtaaaaagATTAAGATGAAAGAAATATTAATTGGCGGTGCTGAACAAGTCCGAAGTCCAGATTTCAAATCCACCAAGACTTCTATATATATCAATTCATAAGGAAGATGAAGATATCATTGAacctctttatttttctttcaaaataaaattt includes:
- the LOC140985072 gene encoding uncharacterized protein isoform X1: MGSSHTKDKCNPSEKVVESLKNKVRLLHGEINEMMSIRESEYRSYERESIFFELKQAEWKRDRRRLKAELKRLRMACEEKEEMRLECMGNKGDECENGWQMGRDETVEKWKQLYLAVKIELDDLIQRTHTEERMCWKTEEEDMLTELKKELRSKEEKIEILQAKLISIEDQESRREREMDIIRQSLRIMRHKKIATTSARGQSRDSDI
- the LOC140985072 gene encoding uncharacterized protein isoform X2 — its product is MGSSHTKDKCNPSEKVVESLKNKVRLLHGEINEMMSIRESEYRSYERESIFFELKQAEWKRDRRRLKAELKRLRMACEEKEEMRLECMGNKGDECENGWQMGRDETVEKWKQLYLAVKIELDDLIQRTHTERMCWKTEEEDMLTELKKELRSKEEKIEILQAKLISIEDQESRREREMDIIRQSLRIMRHKKIATTSARGQSRDSDI